TAAAGTAATGTTTACACGTTCCAGATTTAAACTTTAGTTAGGGATTAACAATAACAAACTGCAATTAGATTCACAAAACTGAGATTTCCAGAAATTATTAACATCAATAACTTGGAAAATCTATAGCACAAATTCAATTCTTCAATAGAAATGCTGAAAACAATGCTGACCAGCAATTTGATTTCAGTTGTCTAATGGAAGAGCAAAATCATAGGTTTTAAAACTTCCAGCTAATCAGTTTTTCCTTAGGAACTGTGCCAGAGTTCTGCTTACCATTCCGATCCCGCCACGATTCAGGGAGCAGACCACCTGAAACAGAACTCAGGCACTTTGTCCCCAAGAGATTGTGCAGTACATGAGAATGAGAAGAACAAAGTACTGCTTATTTTAACAGAAACACTGGATTTTCACACAGTTCCATTGCAACTCAAAGAGAGAACTAATAGCTATGCAACACACTATCAAATATAtatcaagaaagaaaacaattcttATATTCACACTGTTTTCAAACTGACAAGATGGCATTCGATTTATTTTGAATCAACTATGAAATTAACTTGGAGGGAGTAGGCTATAGAGCATATGAATTAAATCTTCTACCTTTACCTTTATTTTGCTGGTCAGGGTGCCACCCAGTCGTCCACCCCAGCGACAAGGTTACGTCTGGGAAAACCGAAGTGACCGTGTCAAGGAATCCTTTCGCATCCACGGCGCTGCTGCTCCCGTTCGGTCCTGGCAGGATGTCTGCGTTGAGCCAAACAGGTCGCCTCAACTGCGGCTTCACACGCTCGAGAAGCTCCAGGGAAGGCTGTACGGCATCTAGACTGTGCCAGCAACATGCAGATGAGGTGAGACGTCTTACCAGACCGAGGATGGGAAAGGCACCATGCGTGTACAGGAGGGGAAGTTGATGAAAACTCCCCACGTAACACAGGCAGCATCTGAGCAGGTGCTGAGGAGCCTTTCTACCACAGGGTGACTGCCCAAAATGAACTGCTTCATGGCTCGTACTTCATGGCTCTTCTAACATCAGGCTTTGTAAGACTTGGACTTTATTGGGTGCTTGGTAAGGACTTTAGTAAAGGAAGCCACAGCAGGCTCTGGCTAACATTTGTAATCAGATTAGACAACTGGGCTGACAATACCTGAAAGCCACAAGTGCTGTCATAAATctaaatttatttcttctatCCGAGGATGTTCCTGAGGCTTATATACTACCTGAAGGCTGAAAGTAGTCTCTCTCAACCTAGCTtaaaattttgacattttttgttGACGAACAGCTATTTCAAATCctgctgacagaaaaaaattaccttcACATCTGTGCAAGACGACGCACCTGTATTAGGacaataaaaagacaaaaactgagCATTTTGGGCAACTAACAGGGTGAAAGGGCACTCATCTGAACATTTTAACCCTGGTAGTGGTTACTCCCATAGCTCAGAAGTGTGGCATACCAGCGGCTGCATTATCTATATCCTATAGATCATTATTAAGTATGCGACGTCGTCACTTGAGCAACCGATGTAGAAACCTCCTGTAAGCATTTAACAAAATGTTGTAAGTCATACAACATTTGTTACTCtcttaaatcaaaataaagagCATAGCTAGAAAGCAAACCATAGCCTTTCCCCATCCTAACAAAACTTTCAGAagttttgtaggaaaaaaaaaaaaaaaagaaatgtagaataataataaatgtagaATAATGGGAAAGGGACTGAATGCCAAGAAAACAGATAATTTTTCTCACTCAGCAAATTAATGAACATTCCACATAACATTTAGGAATTTGAAATTGTAATGATCAGAGTCGTGCTTTCCTTATTAATAGCAAGGACCTGTGTTTTCTCCTGCGAGTCCTTCTCACCATTTTGTAAGGTTGGTTCTGGAACAAGCTATTCCCAAACCCAGCTCAGGATGAGGTCAGATGAATCATGTCAGGATGTTCAGCCAGACATGAGAACGGCAGCCAGCTGTGTACCCTGAGCTGCCTGTGTTACTTACTGTGAAAAGtcattttgtacattttaaCTTCTGTGTTGTTGAGAAAACTGCATATTGTCAGGAATTCCACCCAGCACTTTCAGTTATTAAGTACTGGCTCcactggctcttttttttttttttttttttcccagagaaaaGCTAGTAATGGCTTGAATTAACATTATTGGTTTAAGTATTTTTCACATCTTATGAAGCCAGAACACTTCACATGTTCCCAGAACTAATATGCAGGTGATTCTCCAAATCAGCAGACTGCCTTCATTTTTGCTGTAAATTACATTACAAtgtaaagagaaacaaacaaagcagcatCTCccaaaaacaagacaaacacacaaaaaagaaccAACAGCCCTGAATAAATCtgaacaaattaaaatgtattgttGACTCCACTTTAGATGATTCTGGCATTTTTGAAATGTGACTCTGAAGTCCTGTTGCAGAATACATTAATTCGAACAGGAAATGTGATTATGTGATTAATCAAGCTCACAGagtagaaatacagaaaatatttctttttaagcacCACTGGAATAACCTTCAAAACTTCAGCAACGGTACCCAAAGAAATATTATCCAAATGAACATCAACTTCTGTGTCACTCATTTGAATGTATGTGCACTGTgtgcttgtattttttaaatacttttgtaCAATCAGACTTTTATCAtgcaatataatttttaaagcttttaaaaaatcattgcaCTTGGACAGAAATTCCTTGTAGAATAAATGAGGCaacagtttttaaattaatttcaggaATAATTAagactgaactgaaaaaaaaatgaaaacctctCTACTTCTCTTAAcatttgtcttttctgtctAAGCAGACTTTTAGAGACTCTGTAACCACAAAAGTCTGCCCCCAATTTCTGTATTCTCATGAACTTTTACATTAAAACTGTGATTACATTACACAGAACAACCCGTACAAATTTTATAGCTACCTAGCAAtttttgtgtgtctgtaacATACCAAGGCTCCTTTAAAAGCGCGGCTGGATTCTCCATCTGCTGCAAAAACTGATGTACACTGAGAATCAGACAAAGCTGAAGACAGGAATTGCAGAGATTATGTCTGAAAATCACAGCTCACTTTGAATACAATTTCAAACTTTTCCAAGCAATTCTATGAGCTTTTCAGGTGCATTTTCCAATAAAGCTAAGGAAACAGCACGGTTAAAATTGAAAGCTGAAATTGAGAAGATAGATCAAAGAAACTGAATTTACTTCAATATACATGCAACTTACCATACTGACAGTAATAAAGCTTTACTGTATTACAAATCATACTCAAAAATTTTATCATGCATGGTGAGAGATCGGACATTCAAAAGAATGAATTTCATTCATGAATTGAGAAATTCCCAACAGACTGTTAATATTGGAGCTGATGAGGGAACAGAAGTCctctcctttaaaataaattaaaaaaataaaaagagttcTGGAAAGAAAGATATATATGCTGATGGGAgatgacttttatttatttaatttttaatcaatATGACCTTCAGCAAGCCTGGAACAAAGCTAGCTTTTCAACAAGCTGTTCAGAAGCTCCTTAAACAGCCTTGACAGGTTCATTCCCCTTCCAGAGTAGAGAACACCACTGAGAAACCTGGAGAACAGCAGGAGTGACATGCATGCTGCTGGGCAGAGAGAGACCCAGCGTGCTCAGCCCCATCTGCAGCCTGCAAGCCGCGCTGACTTCCAGCTGAGAGGCCGTCTTTCCTAATTTATTTGCTCAAGTAGAAAACTGGTGGGAGTTTTCCAGGTAGGCACTACCAAGTCAATTTTCCCAATGGGAGAATTTTGCTCAGTGGCAACTTGGAAAGAAGTTGACTGAACATGAAATCATCATTTGTgattaaaaacactttaaagCTTTTACTCTTGAAACGCATTCAGTAATTCTGACTATGATTCACTACAGTTACTGTTCAGTAAGGAAGGAATAACTCTAAATTGCACAATCAGAAATGGTTTGGTTTACGATCACCAAAAGATAGCACTACCTGTAAAACTGTTAATTGTTAAGAAGTAAGAATgatatacatatacaaatatatatgtatatgtagtATATACAAATGTTTTTGTCTTGAAATACCTCTTAAAATCCAACTTGATGCCTTTATCTGTGTTGACAATCACATCCAGCCATTCCTGCAACGTGATGTCACTGTCTGTTTCAGGCGGATGAGCCATGATGGGGTCTCCCTTGCCACCACGGAGAAGGACATCTGCTTCTATCATGTGAGCCTCACCTGTTATTAAAAGATGACTGCTGTAAGAGAAAGCAAATCCAACAGCTCCAGAGTCTGCTTCAGAATCACAACTATTGGGAAGACTGTGCACGCTCTCCCCACAAAGCTCAGAGACTATGAGTTGCTCTGTGTGAAGCAACAGAGAATTTTTGGGGTAGTTCAGTCCGTAGGCACTTTAGAAATCTACAAGCAAGTGCAAATTGATTTTTGAATGCACATTTAGCCAAGTGAATGGCAAAATGAATATCCCAAACGTGGATCCACTCTTGCTAAATTTCAGAcctttttcacttaaaataaagTTCTGGAGCTTCTTAAAGAAAAGTCTCCAGAAGATTTTAATGCTGACAGAGACGCTGTCAGATTCCTTTTGTTTCACTCCCCAGGCTGGCGAACTCACTTGAGCCAGAACTTCAAGAAAATGGTAGCTGAAGCTCAACACAAATGAGTGGAAATCTTAGGAAAGCTGAAAGCTTTTGATAACAGCTTCCTATAGGGAGAGGTATCTGAGAGCTTGGACAGTGCTAACAACTTTGCAGTGAATTCAATAGAAACGGTTACTTCGATGGAAatagtgcaaaaaaaaaaaaaaaaaaaaaaaaaagatggtgatAATTGTATTGCTGataaaaagcaaatcaaaagcATCACATGTATTTTGATGTTCACGTTGGTTAAAATTCACTACAACGTAGTGCTCATGAATAACCTGATATATGTTATTACctggaaccaaaaaaaaaaaaaaaaaggaaaaaaaaagtagtaaataAATTGTCCTGTTGAATCCAGTACATATTACTGCGTGTGTTGGAGCAGTACCTAATTTCAAACCATCCTGAAAAGATGTAGAAGAGGATATACGAGGCCAAAACTGCTTGGGAACCCTAACTGCTTCTAGAAGAGGGGCAAAATTTGCCGAATATCCCTGACAAAGCTGCCACAAGCACTCGTCCCCCAGCACTTCGGCTGCTGCTGGATGGGGAGGTGCCCAAAGCACAGCCAGCTTGAAGgcgatgtttttattttctgatgtttaaaaacagatgtgTGTTATCCACAGACGGGactgccgtcccctcgggtcctgtcgctgtccccagcaaGCAGAGCCCAGCGCCTGTCCCCCTCTCCCCTCATGAGGCAGCAGCGTGCCGCCATGATGCCCGCCCTgtgggctgagcaaacccaggcacctcccctcctctcctctcctccttgccCTCCGCCATCTCCGCCACCCGCCCCGGCACTCACTGCTGGCGGCCTGCCGGGCTCTCAGCCTGCTGTTGGCCGCATGCCACCAGCGGACCCCGGCCCCGTCGCGGTGCGCCAGCCGCCCGCCCCGCTGGAAATGCTCCACCGCCGCCTCgccccagcctccagcacccAGCGGCGCCGCCATCGCCTCGCCCGGGCCCGCCCCGACAGAGGCGGAGGCTGCCCCGGCTGCAGGGGGGCGGGAGGGCGGCCACAGCACAGGGCTTGAGGAGGGTGAAGGGTCCTGGAGCC
This region of Anas platyrhynchos isolate ZD024472 breed Pekin duck chromosome Z, IASCAAS_PekinDuck_T2T, whole genome shotgun sequence genomic DNA includes:
- the FAM151B gene encoding protein FAM151B, with the translated sequence MAAPLGAGGWGEAAVEHFQRGGRLAHRDGAGVRWWHAANSRLRARQAASSEAHMIEADVLLRGGKGDPIMAHPPETDSDITLQEWLDVIVNTDKGIKLDFKSLDAVQPSLELLERVKPQLRRPVWLNADILPGPNGSSSAVDAKGFLDTVTSVFPDVTLSLGWTTGWHPDQQNKGYDWTMVKEMAHICSTLSQPVTFPVRAALVRQSMSELCWLIQQSDRYSLTIWTGKEDVYSVEDLLYIRKNFDKSRVYYDVLEPQNSEFKKAIGIEC